The following proteins are encoded in a genomic region of Gouania willdenowi chromosome 6, fGouWil2.1, whole genome shotgun sequence:
- the LOC114465774 gene encoding centrosomal protein of 83 kDa-like translates to MSESISLSSTGDMPSTGPSSTNPVVQNLDPGVNQCAAMLGLSAGLEGAELELHKMLIVEKMTNETHKSNYQTLKMEHLSLQNEFTHVQSELRRLQSDQQSEQEKVQLLFAELQGELLDKSRELEDLRLQVMTPQRLELLRVQVQQEMEAPVRERFTMLEQETEKYRAEYNRVRYDYTILKAQFDHQTNEHARVLEDRRMRYEAEIGRLEKDREDLVAQYQESDSVCDSKRVETLLGEIVQLHLRMKGFEAELAELYAQKENARQQAESMERIQNRQLSESQGALKILEAERLSLRQHLERMENELGLSDEQSSLVSGKLHKAEREIGSLCSQLESLKYSHKMEMGTVELDCARAKGEMEREKDALQRQIDDLQTDVEVVTEALERLKEVLLETQRETVRMVRCAREEELRKFAALLEEKMQLEHRLESIEHQKALQVASDHNLKEDWEERLHKVQQSEECAHRELHNLRCKLQQQSSQVEELERQKAEFFYLQQVNSEHSGNQQNQELGVQIERLSHSENELKETKQDLQQVLGTMKEELRAAQAQAEKSQEEAKQFLEKRQVEWFLEEHKLQQREAELQHKYHDVKEKLQKAELAQKKVQSEERDHLNRIELLEATIVTLELETSLYKKRSDNQTNLRRRLKKLQQQRNEFHQLLLSDPGSLLMSSAAPLLDLGCSSA, encoded by the exons ATGTCTGAGTCAATATCACTATCTTCTACAGGCGACATGCCCTCTACTGGCCCCAGTAGCACAAACCCTGTGGTCCAAAACCTGGATCCTGGGGTGAATCAGTGTGCAGCCATGCTGGGTCTGTCTGCTGGACTGGAGGGGGCTGAGCTGGAGCTGCACAAAATGCTGATTGTAGAGAAGATGACGAACGAAACCCACAAATCCAACTACCAAACTCTAAAGATGGAACATCTCAG CCTGCAGAATGAGTTTACTCATGTGCAGAGTGAACTGAGGCGTCTGCAGAGCGACCAGCAGTCCGAGCAGGAGAAAGTGCAGCTGCTGTTTGCTGAGctgcagggagagctgctggaCAAAAGCAGAGAGCTGGAGGATCTGCGGCTGCAG GTGATGACTCCACAACGACTGGAGTTACTCAGAGTGCAGGTTCAGCAGGAGATGGAGGCACCAGTTCGAGAAAGGTTTACCATGCTAGAGCAG GAGACTGAGAAGTACAGAGCTGAGTACAACAGGGTGAGGTACGACTACACCATCCTCAAGGCCCAGTTTGACCACCAGACCAACGAACACGCTCGCGTCCTCGAAGATAGAAGGATGCGTTATGAGGCCgag ATCGGTCGTCTGGAGAAGGATCGAGAGGACCTGGTGGCTCAGTATCAGGAATCAGACTCTGTGTGTGACAGCAAGCGAGTGGAGACTCTGCTGGGGGAGATAGTCCAGCTCCACCTGCGGATGAAGGGCTTCGAGGCAGAACTGGCTGAGCTTTATGCTCAGAAGGAAAATGCGAGACAGCAAGCCGAGAGCATGGAGCGCATCCAGAACAGACAACTGTCAGAGTCTCAGGGGGCGCTGAAGATTCTGGAG GCGGAGCGTCTGTCGCTGCGTCAGCATCTGGAGCGGATGGAGAACGAGCTGGGTTTGAGCGACGAGCAGAGCAGCCTGGTGTCAGGGAAACTGCACAAAGCGGAGCGTGAAATCGGCAGCCTCTGCTCCCAG CTGGAAAGCCTGAAGTATTCACACAAGATGGAAATGGGAACTGTGGAGCTGGACTGTGCTCGAGCTAAAGGAGAGATGGAGAGGGAGAAAGACGCACTGCAGAGACAGATTGATG ATCTGCAGACAGATGTGGAGGTTGTCACGGAGGCGTTAGAGCGGCTTAAAGAAGTTTTGCTGGAGACGCAGAGAGAGACGGTGCGGATGGTGCGGTGCGCGCGAGAGGAGGAGCTACGCAAGTTTGCAGCTCTGCTTGAGGAAAA GATGCAGTTGGAGCACCGCCTTGAATCCATAGAACACCAGAAGGCACTGCAGGTAGCCTCTGATCACAACCTGAAGGAGGATTGGGAAGAGCGTCTCCACAAAGTCCAGCAAAGCGAGGAATGTGCTCACAGAGAGCTGCATAACCTGAG ATGTAAACTCCAGCAGCAGAGCTCACAGGTTGAGGAGCTTGAGAGACAAAAAGCAGAATTTTTTTACCTACAGCAGGTGAATTCAGAACATTCAGGAAATCAA CAAAATCAGGAGCTTGGAGTACAGATTGAAAGGCTGTCCCACTCTGAAAATGAGTTGAAGGAGACAAAGCAGGATCTTCAACAAGTGTTGGGGACAATGAAGGAGGAGCTCAGAGCAGCCCAGGCCCAGGCAGAGAAGAGCCAAGAAGAAGCTAAGCA GTTTCTGGAGAAGCGTCAGGTGGAATGGTTCCTGGAGGAACATAAGTTGCAGCAGCGAGAAGCGGAGCTGCAGCACAAATACCATGACGTGAAAGAGAAACTGCAGAAGGCAGAACTGGCTCAGAAGAAG GTGCAGAGTGAAGAGAGGGATCACCTGAATAGGATTGAGCTGCTGGAGGCCACGATTGTAACGCTGGAGCTGGAAACTTCTCTCTATAAAAA GCGATCAGACAACCAAACTAATCTGAGGAGACGTCTGAAGAAGCTACAACAGCAACGCAATGAGTTTCATCAGCTCCTGCTCAGTGATCCAGGTTCTCTGCTGATGTCCTCAGCCGCCCCTCTGCTGGATCTAGGCTGCTCGTCTGCCTGA